In the genome of Vanacampus margaritifer isolate UIUO_Vmar chromosome 1, RoL_Vmar_1.0, whole genome shotgun sequence, one region contains:
- the LOC144056974 gene encoding gamma-glutamylaminecyclotransferase-like, whose translation MARVFVYGTLKRGQPNHFRMLNESVGAARLLASAVTTERFPLVIAGEYNIPFLLNLPGQGHKVHGELYRVDERLLNFLDGFEQTPTMYQRTLVTLTVKEWLGQADDEERSAAGDVTEAFVYSTTTYQPDWPSLPHYEDYNSHGNHGLVYIRR comes from the coding sequence ATGGCTCGAGTCTTCGTCTACGGCACTCTGAAGAGAGGGCAGCCGAACCACTTCCGCATGTTGAACGAGAGCGTTGGAGCTGCGCGTTTGCTTGCCTCCGCCGTCACGACTGAACGGTTCCCCCTAGTGATCGCTGGCGAGTACAACATCCCATTCCTCCTCAACCTCCCCGGTCAGGGTCACAAGGTTCACGGCGAGCTGTACAGAGTGGACGAGCGCTTGCTAAATTTCCTGGATGGCTTTGAACAAACTCCCACCATGTATCAGCGAACTCTGGTGACGCTGACGGTGAAGGAGTGGCTGGGGCAGGCCGACGACGAGGAGAGGTCTGCGGCGGGGGATGTCACTGAGGCCTTTGTGTACAGCACGACGACGTACCAGCCGGACTGGCCTTCGTTGCCTCACTACGAGGACTACAACTCCCATGGCAATCACGGGCTTGTGTACATACGCCGCTAA
- the LOC144056878 gene encoding zinc finger protein 654-like isoform X2, which yields MAEEGSLLELEGLEKQLQSLLSSYSSDDLQVDSKTFCSDYCKLVEEYASRWQTPLPRLRILETALCHFTRASSSFTSSCDHVLRTLSSLALSVFELLLFFDEQDFHEEPLKHFSVKFQIKDVDGSSKTPGSPQKYLRICSDHLLRGMPCCPFKAPECSPTSG from the exons ATGGCGGAGGAGGGCAGTTTGCTGGAGTTGGAGGGGCTAGAAAAACAATTACAGTCACTGTTAAGTTCTTATTCAAGTGACGACCTGCAGGTAGACAGCAAAACGTTCTGTTCGGACTATTGTAAG CTGGTGGAAGAGTACGCCTCTCGCTGGCAGACGCCACTCCCTCGGCTCAGGATCCTCGAGACGGCCCTGTGCCACTTCACTCGGGCCTCATCCTCCTTCACGTCAAGCTGCGATCATGTGCTCCGCACGCTCAGTAGTTTGGCCTT GAGTGTTTTTGAGTTGCTGCTTTTCTTTGACGAGCAAGATTTCCACGAAGAGCCATTGAAACACTTCTCTGTTAAATTCCAG ATAAAAGACGTCGATGGTAGCAGCAAGACTCCAGGCAGCCCTCAAAAGTATttacggatttgcagcgatcatcttttacgag gaaTGCCATGTTGCCCTTTTAAGGCACCAGAATGTTCACCTACTTCAGGTTGA
- the LOC144056878 gene encoding uncharacterized protein LOC144056878 isoform X1: MAEEGSLLELEGLEKQLQSLLSSYSSDDLQVDSKTFCSDYCKLVEEYASRWQTPLPRLRILETALCHFTRASSSFTSSCDHVLRTLSSLALSVFELLLFFDEQDFHEEPLKHFSVKFQECHVALLRHQNVHLLQVEPLLRAGGAWSNTTLKQILSDSSVPQNEVDRFLSSELPVFLELRLRYLLCRERVSEALALAKCCIRHPTAGKHLFFLQVYLTWLYKQQYNQLLKEVADLTGKDAVHIICSLEYEETNEMLLALCQVFLSQQLCRGDMYYLWELVFVWSQLHNRLNTSKQAFLEESRQLMLSATNVNSVFPFVRVVIQELGEDGVQFCVELCTDALKSCLPCDIITKSLIYKTIAGLLPNDLEVCRACALLVFFLERTVEAYKMVYLLYMLPDQDYYAEHSPIRNQIRFETLQVLKKDLYFDPEFWNLIALRANCLKLMNEKVVEELMEETWVPNFCAKEFSFVESTSTESTDNRIVKKPDHNDGRHKEIIPAEAPKKLKLGQGKTGLNDSNAVKKKANYRSRFTKETSSQPLRRSFWQLDRVHDIRSGQLRRATRLSEKNPPKRRIQKPKWLLEDSGNLQESRRKKHSLRHQRVHRSSALKRSENGQPKNSTHHPKVSESFCTKHESGFPLSSVEPVSAPQIILELSLPDNELMGNFTEDCNRQKSCPPMLFYKQTLKLPDPSHPVKLLSGKEVILRARDATMLVQLLHCYARRPKGKGNGSNIHGSVSTITRSSTHANPLKEPQRGLCEKPNAETRVCLSSEDADATQHPKPPSPVIQSQAKELLENTEMKKGVSSDKLNILKRTETHILGKTAHSPNTDKVHTTSIELSDEPSVEMKVTFASQSPPVGKVRQQTTTASTEVSQTFNTQSSEMEDTEYTSSASSSLTILNSDSPSHISLEDKQASVNIDEEQNNPKTLLPHSENGETCIDNDKDVTEDSQHEQSNHVDDISALVTKIVTQLPPVELPQDMEDCKQSTGTESKESLLQNTSNVVNAFSHTVPEPSTTANIQGNDQARSADGDGDDDFEDDETVETEESRLEYRCTFCQKDFKGRRVVIHAMFHFRKDECMFCGTKFKDDLLAMMHLSDHIEKLKRSKELASNKAQQTGVSETKDFSQPKTSAKPNVPNRLSGHHISMRLRRSSVCNKSVSHPEAHLLLESRNLRSNDQPLDNQFVQTNKQNERNDSKFPDRKVNGLIGKKNEFDQMKRTNSKAEDGQTPPTHGSKDKAGNCQVNHVMPKSCESFASLVQKRKHIECFKDDVSKDKVIQEKMVECSEKVDCPADGCTWSIDLSKNRVALLYHAMEHHYGDIKPLELSFKVANNQCSICKRVLWSFEHFQHHVERHRLSPRHPCLHLGCTARFKTGNEMRRHARKHSPLQAVCCLPGCSELFICLWALNLHEKEHYASKPTKPVKTVDMQTDNKPNCMQVKAVTSAMKGTLSCSPRNLREHASYDTMAKCVSVLPPAVKSSVVEEELKTRNESKHSILKNLSNKDTTTQSSSHSLNLRLRKGQTSKVNLVATKSLELPFIEHKSKLRQNFKKIQVNVNQTEIVPKRKRGRPRKLKRTTHDDNTTKSQNSISLKSEIPDGPETTVSSTVSNKLDIKATHKQVNNAGRMTEMIHQKSKSKKSVRVNTRSSRVERKISLDRSSLLTMASRSSMIHAHKLRVLNLRKRCASKDSVSLGASTAKTRRVTLRKSPRTESRLPATSREPAKSTFIDVAQESGDGKVAKTHSSKGSPNDGAPAVTPMNMKKTVTEKKTSDNTRHWKVGGKKKFDVTILPSLETESQKEPKSDSSSPTMFNLNRKTKEEPSHVTSEVSSSTTANLKGKSKKEPSDVTSDASSSTMVNLKQKSVNETSDVTSDDSSSTTASLERKSTEEASNVTSDASGSTMVSLKQKSVDETSDVTSDGSGSTTASLERKSTEEASNVTSDASGSTMVSLKQKSVDETSDVTSDGSGSTTASLERKSIEETSNVTSAASSSTTVTLKLKSVEDPLDVMSDGSSSTTTCLKRKSIEDPSHVMSDGSSSTTTNLERKSIEEASNVTSDKIKSKEEHSKVTSDGSSSTTSNLKRNSKKKSSNVTSECSGSNMSKLNRKSKEDPINVTNIESSSTMSTVQDEHTAHKPTSRSKDVQVRRNKAAKGIKKGEIKTRKKIPHPVQRTAKEATESKTEASKDSEVKAGEKVEENLTPVCAEDSCGYLLKSGFVKEYERPTFCIDTLAEYGKKHMRAPPTAYLDEKYTAMPKKRKVATSDFRPQEAPVTAAPQRQRCANCFMTFNSAKELQSHRHIQRCSNLFGFDSDEEGNS; encoded by the exons ATGGCGGAGGAGGGCAGTTTGCTGGAGTTGGAGGGGCTAGAAAAACAATTACAGTCACTGTTAAGTTCTTATTCAAGTGACGACCTGCAGGTAGACAGCAAAACGTTCTGTTCGGACTATTGTAAG CTGGTGGAAGAGTACGCCTCTCGCTGGCAGACGCCACTCCCTCGGCTCAGGATCCTCGAGACGGCCCTGTGCCACTTCACTCGGGCCTCATCCTCCTTCACGTCAAGCTGCGATCATGTGCTCCGCACGCTCAGTAGTTTGGCCTT GAGTGTTTTTGAGTTGCTGCTTTTCTTTGACGAGCAAGATTTCCACGAAGAGCCATTGAAACACTTCTCTGTTAAATTCCAG gaaTGCCATGTTGCCCTTTTAAGGCACCAGAATGTTCACCTACTTCAGGTTGAGCCTTTGCTTCGTGCAGGAGGCGCTTGGTCCAATACAACCTTGAAGCAAATACTCAGCGATTCCAGTGTACCTCAGAATGAAG tgGACAGGTTCCTCAGTTCTGAGTTGCCAGTGTTCTTGGAGCTTCGGTTGCGCTACCTTCTTTGCCGTGAGCGCGTCAGTGAGGCTTTAGCCCTGGCTAAGTGTTGTATTCGTCATCCGACGGCAGGGAAACACTTGTTCTTCCTCCAGGTCTACCTCACATGGCTTTACAAACAGCAATACAATCAGCTGCTTAAAGAG GTTGCTGACCTCACTGGTAAAGATGCAGTGCACATCATCTGCAGTTTAGAGTATGAAGAAACAAACGAGATGCTGTTAGCCCTCTGCCAGGTGTTCCTCTCCCAACAACTCTGCAGGGGAGACATGTACTATTTATG GGAACTTGTTTTTGTGTGGAGCCAACTTCACAATCGGCTGAATACTTCTAAACAAGCTTTTCTTGAGGAAAGCCGTCAGCTAATGCTGTCTGCCACCAATGTCAACTCAGTCTTCCCGTTTGTCAGAGTTGTAATACAAGAG CTGGGTGAAGACGGGGTCCAGTTTTGCGTGGAGCTTTGCACGGATGCCTTGAAATCTTGTCTCCCATGTGACATTATCACCAAGTCGCTGATCTATAAAACTATTGCTGGCCTCCTCCCCAACGATCTGGAAGTGTGTCGGGCGTGTGCGCTCCTAGTGTTCTTCTTGGAACGCACCGTGGAAGCCTACAAGATGGTGTATTTGCTCTATATGCTTCCAGACCAGGACTACTATGCCGAGCACAGTCCCATCAGAAATCAAATCCGATTTGAAACACTGCAG GTCTTGAAGAAGGACCTTTACTTTGATCCAGAGTTTTGGAACCTTATTGCTTTGCGTGCCAATTGTTTGAAACTGATGAATGAGAAAGTGGTTGAAGAACTCATGGAGGAAACATGGGTCCCAAATTTCTGTGCCAAAGAGTTTTCTTTTGTCGAAAGCACATCAACAGAAAGCACTGATAATAGAATAGTAAAAAAGCCTGATCATAATGATGGCAGACATAAAGAAATTATCCCTGCAGAGGCACCCAAGAAACTCAAGTTGGGCCAAGGCAAAACAGGACTGAATGATAGTAATGCTGTGAAAAAGAAGGCTAACTACAGGTCACGATTTACAAAGGAAACATCATCTCAGCCTTTGAGGCGTTCATTTTGGCAGCTTGACAGGGTACATGACATACGGTCTGGGCAGCTAAGACGAGCTACCCGACTATCCGAAAAAAATCCTCCAAAACGAAGGATTCAAAAACCTAAATGGCTACTGGAAGATTCTGGCAATCTACAAGAGTCAAGGCGGAAGAAACATAGTTTGAGACATCAAAGGGTCCATCGGTCGTCTGCCCTAAAGAGGTCTGAAAATGGGCAGCCCAAAAACAGCACCCACCACCCTAAGGTGTCTGAAAGCTTTTGCACCAAGCATGAGAGCGGATTTCCACTGAGCTCTGTTGAACCAGTTTCTGCTCCACAAATAATTCTGGAGCTGTCACTGCCAGACAATGAGCTGATGGGAAATTTCACTGAAGATTGCAACAGACAGAAAAGCTGTCCTCCGATGCTCTTTTATAAACAAACACTAAAACTTCCTGACCCCTCCCATCCTGTGAAGCTACTGAGTGGAAAAGAGGTCATCCTTCGAGCAAGGGATGCAACTATGCTTGTGCAGCTCTTACACTGTTATGCTCGCAGGCCCAAAGGAAAGGGTAACGGGTCAAATATTCATGGATCCGTATCAACAATCACACGGTCTTCTACGCATGCAAATCCCCTTAAAGAACCACAGAGAGGGCTTTGTGAAAAACCTAATGCTGAGACAAGGGTTTGTTTGAGCTCGGAGGATGCAGATGCAACTCAACATCCAAAACCACCAAGCCCAGTTATACAGTCGCAAGCAAAAGAACTCTTAGAAAACACAGAGATGAAAAAAGGGGTTTCTTCtgacaaattaaatatattgaAAAGAACAGAAACTcatattttaggtaaaactgcTCACTCTCCAAACACAGACAAAGttcataccacatccatagaaTTGAGTGATGAACCTTCTGTTGAGATGAAGGTGACTTTTGCTTCACAAAGCCCTCCAGTGGGGAAAGTCAGACAACAGACAACCACAGCTTCCACTGAGGTTTCTCAGACCTTTAATACACAAAGCAGTGAAATGGAAGATACTGAATACACCTCATCAGCCTCCAGCTCGTTAACTATTCTAAATTCAGACTCTCCATCTCACATATCTCTTGAAGATAAACAAGCTTCTGTGAACATAGATGAAGAACAAAATAATCCAAAGACACTTCTCCCTCATTCCGAAAATGGCGAAACATGTATTGACAATGACAAAGATGTCACGGAAGATTCACAACACGAACAATCTAACCATGTTGATGACATTTCAGCCTTAGTAACAAAAATAGTCACTCAGCTTCCTCCTGTTGAACTTCCTCAAGACATGGAGGATTGCAAGCAATCGACAGGCACTGAATCCAAGGAATCATTGCTTCAAAATACAAGCAATGTTGTAAACGCCTTCAGTCATACAGTACCAGAACCATCAACCACTGCTAATATACAAGGAAATGATCAAGCAAGGTCAGCTGACGGTGACGGTGATGATGACTTTGAGGATGATGAAACAGTAGAAACAGAGGAATCCAGGTTGGAGTACCGCTGTACTTTTTGTCAGAAAGATTTTAAAGGCAGGCGTGTAGTAATACACGCTATGTTCCATTTCCGTAAGGATGAATGTATGTTTTGTGGGACCAAGTTCAAAGATGACCTCCTGGCTATGATGCACTTATCTGATCATATTGAGAAGCTCAAAAGAAGCAAGGAGTTAGCCAGTAACAAAGCTCAACAAACCGGGGTGTCAGAGACCAAAGATTTCTCCCAACCCAAGACCTCTGCCAAACCTAATGTTCCCAACAGGCTGTCTGGCCATCACATTAGTATGAGGCTGAGGCGGTCCTCTGTCTGTAATAAATCTGTTAGCCATCCAGAAGCACACTTACTATTAGAATCAAGAAATTTGCGATCAAATGACCAGCCACTCGATAATCAAtttgtacaaacaaacaaacaaaatgagagAAATGACAGCAAATTTCCCGACCGCAAGGTAAATGGACTTATTGGCAAAAAGAATGAGTTTGACCAAATGAAACGGACCAACTCAAAAGCTGAAGACGGGCAGACACCTCCAACGCACGGTTCTAAAGACAAAGCAGGCAACTGCCAAGTGAATCACGTGATGCCCAAATCTTGTGAGTCCTTTGCATCATTGGTTCAGAAGAGGAAACACATTGAATGTTTTAAGGATGATGTAAGCAAGGACAAGGTCATTCAAGAGAAAATGGTAGAGTGTTCAGAAAAAGTTGACTGTCCAGCAGATGGATGCACTTGGTCTATAGACCTTTCTAAAAACCGTGTTGCTCTCCTTTACCATGCTATGGAGCATCACTACGGTGACATCAAACCTTTAGAGCTGTCATTTAAAGTTGCAAACAACCAATGCAGTATTTGCAAGAGAGTTTTATGGagttttgagcattttcagCATCATGTGGAAAGACATCGGCTCAGTCCTCGGCATCCTTGCCTTCACCTTGGTTGCACCGCCAGATTCAAAACCGGAAATGAAATGAGACGCCATGCCAGAAAACACAGTCCACTACAGGCAGTGTGCTGCTTACCTGGTTGTTCTGAACTATTTATTTGTCTCTGGGCACTGAACCTTCATGAAAAAGAGCACTATGCTTCCAAACCCACCAAGCCAGTAAAGACTGTGGACATGCAGACCGACAATAAACCTAACTGCATGCAGGTAAAAGCTGTAACCTCTGCTATGAAAGGGACTTTGAGCTGTTCGCCTCGTAATTTAAGGGAACACGCGTCTTATGACACAATGGCAAAATGTGTCAGTGTTCTTCCTCCCGCTGTAAAATCATCCGTGGTGGAAGAAGAGCTGAAAACGAGAAATGAGTCCAAGCATTCAATTTTAAAGAATCTCTCCAACAAGGACACCACCACACAGTCCAGTAGTCATAGTTTGAATCTGAGGTTAAGAAAAGGTCAAACATCAAAGGTTAATCTGGTGGCTACCAAAAGTCTGGAATTACCCTTCATTGAACACAAGAGCAAATTGAGGCAGAACTTCAAGAAAATTCAGGTCAATGTCAACCAAACTGAAATAGTCCCTAAAAGAAAAAGAGGCCGTCCACGAAAGTTAAAAAGAACAACGCATGACGATAACACGACCAAGAGCCAAAACAGTATAAGTCTAAAGAGCGAAATCCCAGACGGTCCTGAGACAACAGTGTCTTCAACGGTTAGCAACAAGTTAGACATTAAAGCAACGCACAAGCAAGTCAACAATGCTGGCAGGATGACTGAAATGATACACCAGAAATCAAAGtccaaaaaaagtgtgagaGTGAACACCAGGAGCAGTCGTGTTGAACGAAAGATTTCCTTGGACAGAAGCTCCCTTCTAACTATGGCATCTCGGAGTTCAATGATCCATGCACATAAATTAAGAGTTCTTAATTTGAGGAAGCGCTGTGCTTCAAAAGACAGTGTGTCTTTAGGAGCCAGTACGGCAAAGACGAGAAGGGTTACACTAAGAAAAAGTCCCCGCACAGAGTCTCGATTGCCAGCTACTTCAAGGGAGCCTGCAAAGTCAACATTTATTGATGTAGCCCAGGAGTCTGGTGATGGAAAGGTAGCGAAAACGCATTCTTCCAAAGGTAGCCCTAATGATGGCGCTCCTGCTGTCACTCCTATGAACATGAAGAAGACTGTAACTGAAAAGAAGACATCAGACAACACACGTCATTGGAAGGTTGGTGGTAAAAAGAAATTTGATGTTACAATCTTACCCAGTTTGGAAACAGAGTCCCAGAAAGAACCTAAAAGTGATAGCTCCAGTCCTACCATGTTCAATTTGAATAGAAAGACAAAGGAGGAACCTTCACATGTGACAAGTGAAGTCTCCAGTTCCACCACAGCCAATTTGAAGGGAAAGTCTAAAAAAGAACCTTCAGATGTGACGAGTGATGCCTCCAGTTCCACCATGGTCAATTTGAAGCAAAAGTCTGTGAATGAAACTTCAGATGTGACGAGTGATGACTCCAGTTCCACCACGGCCAGTTTGGAAAGAAAATCAACAGAAGAAGCTTCAAATGTGACAAGTGATGCCTCCGGTTCCACCATGGTCAGTTTGAAGCAAAAGTCTGTGGATGAAACTTCAGATGTGACGAGTGATGGCTCCGGTTCCACCACGGCCAGTTTGGAAAGAAAATCAACAGAAGAAGCTTCAAATGTGACAAGTGATGCCTCCGGTTCCACCATGGTCAGTTTGAAGCAAAAGTCTGTGGATGAAACTTCAGATGTGACGAGTGATGGCTCCGGTTCCACCACGGCCAGTTTGGAAAGAAAATCAATTGAAGAAACGTCAAATGTGACAAGTGCTGCCTCCAGTTCCACCACGGTCACTTTGAAGCTAAAGTCTGTGGAAGACCCTTTAGATGTGATGAGTGATGGCTCCAGTTCCACCACAACCTGTTTGAAGAGAAAATCAATAGAAGACCCTTCACATGTGATGAGTGATGGCTCCAGTTCCACCACAACCAATTTGGAGAGAAAATCAATAGAAGAAGCTTCAAATGTGACAAGTGATAAAATAAAGTCCAAGGAAGAACATTCAAAAGTCACTAGTGATGGCTCTAGTTCCACCACGTCCAATCTGAAGAgaaattccaagaaaaaatcttcaaatgtgACTAGTGAGTGCTCCGGTTCCAACATGTCCAAGTTGAATAGAAAGTCAAAGGAAGATCCTATAAATGTGACGAATATTGAATCCAGTTCAACAATGTCAACTGTTCAAGATGAACACACAGCACACAAGCCTACTTCAAGGTCAAAGGATGTGCAGGTTAGGAGAAACAAAGCTGCCAAGGGAattaaaaaaggtgaaataaagACACGCAAGAAAATACCACATCCAGTCCAACGTACTGCTAAAGAAGCAACTGAGTCTAAAACTGAAGCTTCAAAGGACAGTGAAGTGAAGGCTGGagaaaaggtagaagaaaaccTAACACCTGTGTGTGCAGAAGACAGTTGTGGTTACTTGCTGAaatcagggttcgtaaaagagTATGAGAGACCCACATTTTGCATCGACACTCTGGCCGAGTATGGAAAGAAGCACATGCGTGCGCCTCCCACGGCTTACCTCGACGAGAAGTACACCGCCATGCCTAAAAAAAGGAAGGTGGCGACGTCTGACTTTCGGCCTCAGGAGGCTCCCGTCACTGCCGCTCCACAGAGACAACGGTGTGCCAATTGCTTCATGACGTTCAACAGCGCAAAAGAGCTGCAGAGTCACCGCCATATTCAGCGCTGCTCCAACCTCTTTGGCTTTGACTCGGATGAAGAGG